The genomic DNA GTGGGATACGAAAGCACCAGGGGGATGCGGGGGAGAAGGTCGTCCAGCGGCATGGGGAGGGGTATCGGTGTTGGGGCGGTGGCTCTAGTCTTGGGTGGGAGGAGGACTAACCTGCACGGTGGTGGATCGAGAAATACCAGTGACGAAACAGGGCGGGCGGAGCTTGAAGGCGTCACGTGAACTACGGGACCTCGGGGCCACGTGAGATGAGGGACATCACGTGGGTAACAGGACATCACGTACCACGTGACACGTGTGGGGTGACAGGACGCATGTGATCTGCACGTGACACTTTACATCGCTATACACGtagatcacgtgcgcgcgcCCAGCACGTGCCGCCACGTGACCCCGGCCTTAAGCCCGCCCGCGGTCCTCTTGGAGCCGCGCGCCTCCCACGCGCCTCCCACACACTCCCGCACGCCCCCGCGCACCCGCACACCCGCCACGTGACCCTCCCAACCACACCGCCCGTCGCTCCCCGCGACAATGGCCTGATGATGTGCGATGCCGTAACAAATTTCATATCCTAATTCCAATAAGCTCTCTCTAACTGCATATTCCTCTCTCCCTTGCCTCCGGAGACTTGGCACAGGGCACTTACAGCCGGCGTCGCCGCGAGAACCGTGAAGGAAAAAGGAAGATGCGAGCCTGCCCGGCGAGAAAATTCTCCAGGCCAGGGACCTATATTACCAGCCGCCGCGAGCGCCCTCTGGAGCACTCCGgcgcagctgcagcagaGACCAGCAAGCCAGCAAGccagcaacaacaatgCCTTCCACACAAAGCAGGAGCGGCGCCAACAGGCCCGGGCTCCTGAGCAGAGGCCTGAAGATGCTCGAAATCCCCGTCAAGGACCGGCAGACTCTGACGGTGCTGCGAAACCCAGACATCCTGCCCATCCCCGCCGAGGACTGCACGTGGTCGTTCTTCTCGTACTTGGCGTACTGGGGTGTGATCTCGTTCTCCGTGGGCACGTGGGTCAGCGCCAACGCCGCGCTGGACGTTGGGCTGTCGTACGCGGAGACCATCGGGACGTTCATCGTCGGCGACGCGGTGACAATCGTGTTCACGCTGGCCAACTCGTACCACGGGCTGGACTGGCGCGTCGGGTACACGCTGTCGCAGCGGTTCGTGTTCGGGATCTACGGGTCCGGGCTTGGAATCCTGGTGCGTATCCTGATGAGTATCGTGAACTACGGGTCCAACGCGTGGCTGGGCGGGCTGTGCGTCAACATGATCCTGGACTCGTTCTCGCACCACTACGTGCACCTGCCCAACACGCTGACGCACAAGGTGGCGATGTCGACCAAGGAGCTGATCGGGTTCGTGCTGTTCCACGTGATCACGGCGTTCTTCTACCTGATGAAGCCCAAGAGCATGAACTACTTTCTGATCTGGTCGTGCGTGGCGACGTGCTTCGGGATGATGGGCATGGTCATCTACCTGACCAAGATCAACGGCGGCGTGGGCAGCGCGTTCCGCGAGTCCGAGACCACGATCCACGGCTCGGACCGCGCGTGGATGTGGGTGTACATGGTGTCGTACTGGTTCGGGTCCGTGTCGCCCGGGTCCACGAACCAGAGCGACTACTCGCGGTTCGCGTCCAACAAGACCGGGCTGTACCTGGGTGTGATCGTGGCGCTGCTGGTGCCAACCACGGTGGTGCCGGTGTTCGGCGTGATCGGCGCGTCCACGACCTCGCAGCTGTACGGCGACGCGATCTGGACGCCCATGGACATCTTCAACTACTGGCTCAAGGAAAACTACTctgcgggcgcgcgcgccgcgtcCTTCTTCTGCGGCGTGGCCTTCACCGCGTCCCAGATATCCTACACCATCTCCAACTGCGGCTTCGCCTCGGGCATGGACCTGAGCGGTGTGCTGCCCCAGTATATCAACATCTTCCGCGGCGCCATCTTCACGGCCCTCGTGTCCGTCGCCGTGCAGCCCTGGAACTTCTACAACAAGGACTCCAACACCTTCCTGTCCgtgatgagctctttcGGCGTCGTCATGACGCCTATCATCTCCGTCATGATCGCCGACAACTTCCTGGTGCGCAAGCGCAAGTACTCCGTGTCCCAGGCCTTCGTGCTGAAGGGCGAGTACTACTACACGCTGGGCACCAACTGGCGCGCCATGGCCGCCTTCGTGTGCGGCATGGCCCCCGGCCTGCCCGGTATCGCTGCGGAGGCCAACGCCAACATCATGGCCAAAATGGACAGGGGCAtcgtcaacttcttctacGCGGACTCCTTCACCTCCTTCGCCATCTCCTTTTTCATGTACTGGATCCTGTGCCTGATCTTCCCCGTCAAGATTGGCATCGAGCAGGACGACAAGGACTACTTCGGCGCGTTCACGGACGAGGAGGCCAGAGAGAGAGGCGTGGTTCCTTTCAGCGAACTGACGCCTGAGGAAATCGAGGAGCACAACTTCAGCCTCGGCGCCCTTGACACACCACACAGCAGTTCCGCTTCCAGCACGGGAGTGGACGCCCACTATGAGGGGGGCGAGAAAACCAAATGAAATGAAGGGCGCGGCATCAACAACACCGTCTTGACAGTACTGAACATAAAATCACAGACCTAGGCGAGGAGTTAGATTTATAGAAAACCCAAATTAATACACTTTATAATTAAAACGTGCTTGAACTTTAACAAACCTTGCAGCGCAGACGGTCCGAAAGCACCTTGGGCTCCTCTTTGTAGTGGGAAAAATCGTGGGGCCCATGGCACTATTTTTTATTTGTATTACTCTATAtcgcgcgccgcgcgctaAATAGGACATATACTCATCATGTTTGCAGGCCGCGCAGCGCCGACACCCGTGCCTCGCCAACTAAGGATGTCCGCGCTGCGAGAGCCTAATTACTTTTAGGACTGTGGTTATCGCAACGCTCTGCACTGCGCTGTGACCGCCAGTATTTCGCTCCCAAGCTGCTCAGGCTAACCCGCTTTTCGAACTTGCGGGCAACTACTCGTGGCGCTCGTACTTCAGCTTAAACTGCTTGCGTTGCTGTGCACGCTCCCGGCGAATGGCTCTGAGATCAGGAGGCGGCGTAATCCGCAGTTTCTTGCGCAGTTCCTCAACGTCGTGCTCTAGCAGCTCCTCCCAGTACACGTTAATCAGTGGCTCGCAGCTGAGACCCGTCCGAACAGCCCATGGTAAATACACATCATACAACCGCTTTTTCTGCACAGGTTTGAGGCGGAGGGGTGCCAGCAGAGCACCCAAAGCAGCCATTGGCACGCCAATGTTTGCGGCTTCCAAGGCCTTGACCGCTATCTCGCCCTCAATAATAATGGGAAGGTCGTTAACAGCATGGTAGAAGTCGTGACATTGGCGGTACCTCTTGAAAATGTAGGCATGTGTGGGGTCATCGATGTACTTGACAGGTGCTCTCGTATCGGGCGAAACGCCTTCTTTAATCAGCCACTTATAATAGCTATGGCCCAAAGTGTTAGGTgccatcttcttcaaccgGTCCATATCTAAGCTCTCCGATGTGATATCTGGTTGTTCTCGAAGAATCCTCCGCCCGGTTTTGTCAGAGAGCATAGTATTCTTCAAGCGTTCAAGAAAGGGCGTAAATGCGGAAGCCTCACCCAGCTGAACAATGTTCTCACCATCCTCGGGGTGAAAGTATGACTTTAGACCTGACGTGATAAAGAGCAAGACGCGCTCATGGGGGTACAGCGGGACATGTCCCTCGTAACAAGGTTTCATTGGGCGTGAA from Lachancea thermotolerans CBS 6340 chromosome F complete sequence includes the following:
- the COQ4 gene encoding ubiquinone biosynthesis protein COQ4 (similar to uniprot|O13525 Saccharomyces cerevisiae YDR204W COQ4 Protein with a role in ubiquinone (Coenzyme Q) biosynthesis possibly functioning in stabilization of Coq7p located on the matrix face of the mitochondrial inner membrane) — its product is MIRTSFKHSIETRNQLLHRRHFVVAAALTVGNFVFGRDARLADAMDNGELHNKNEDYKAKAEELKEQRLRSIANSRPMKPCYEGHVPLYPHERVLLFITSGLKSYFHPEDGENIVQLGEASAFTPFLERLKNTMLSDKTGRRILREQPDITSESLDMDRLKKMAPNTLGHSYYKWLIKEGVSPDTRAPVKYIDDPTHAYIFKRYRQCHDFYHAVNDLPIIIEGEIAVKALEAANIGVPMAALGALLAPLRLKPVQKKRLYDVYLPWAVRTGLSCEPLINVYWEELLEHDVEELRKKLRITPPPDLRAIRRERAQQRKQFKLKYERHE
- the THI7 gene encoding thiamine transporter THI7 (similar to uniprot|Q05998 YLR237W Saccharomyces cerevisiae THI7 Plasma membrane transporter responsible for the uptake of thiamine), with the protein product MPSTQSRSGANRPGLLSRGLKMLEIPVKDRQTLTVLRNPDILPIPAEDCTWSFFSYLAYWGVISFSVGTWVSANAALDVGLSYAETIGTFIVGDAVTIVFTLANSYHGLDWRVGYTLSQRFVFGIYGSGLGILVRILMSIVNYGSNAWLGGLCVNMILDSFSHHYVHLPNTLTHKVAMSTKELIGFVLFHVITAFFYLMKPKSMNYFLIWSCVATCFGMMGMVIYLTKINGGVGSAFRESETTIHGSDRAWMWVYMVSYWFGSVSPGSTNQSDYSRFASNKTGLYLGVIVALLVPTTVVPVFGVIGASTTSQLYGDAIWTPMDIFNYWLKENYSAGARAASFFCGVAFTASQISYTISNCGFASGMDLSGVLPQYINIFRGAIFTALVSVAVQPWNFYNKDSNTFLSVMSSFGVVMTPIISVMIADNFLVRKRKYSVSQAFVLKGEYYYTLGTNWRAMAAFVCGMAPGLPGIAAEANANIMAKMDRGIVNFFYADSFTSFAISFFMYWILCLIFPVKIGIEQDDKDYFGAFTDEEARERGVVPFSELTPEEIEEHNFSLGALDTPHSSSASSTGVDAHYEGGEKTK